The nucleotide window CTGAGACATGGACGGAGATTCAAGGCCTCGGGCGTCTACATGGAATAAGACGACCCTCTTCGCGACCGACTACCGCCACGCACCGGGCAGCGGTGTCCACAGCTTGCTCTAAGCTTCATGGCATTGCCTCTTCGGTGAACAAAGGCACCCAACAAGGCAGAATGAGGGGCTTTCCGGCACTATCCGAGATGGTAAGGACGTCCTGGAATGCCTCGTGAGGCAGCGGCACTAgtccgcctcgcgcggcccGTACCTTTTCGCTACGGAGTTGAGACGCCAAACTGTTTGAGCCGGGCCCTCAGTCTACCAGCCTTGCCATTCAATTGGTTCATATAGACTTCGAGTGATACCACGACGCAGGCGGGCTACACCAATCGGACTCATAATAGCTATAGGCGCCCTTGCCTAGGCGCTCCGACCCATCACTCGTAGAGGCACTAGCTTTAGAAGGGGGGATAATACTAGCCTATATACGAAGGTTAGTACATACTGCGTCTCGTAATGAGGAGTGCTATTACACCTTTGCGAGCAGCATTTGACCCTTTGCAAATATCACTGCTCCTCCTTATATCGGCGATATCTATTGCGATATAAAGCCAAGAAACGGCAAAATCGACTAGTTGATAGACTTTACTTTATCACTCTCAACTTAGTTTATAACTACGTACGCAGGAGTTCCGCAATGTATGTAAGACGAAAAACTGCTGCACGTTATATGAGAGTCACGATGCTAGGACTCAGAACACTCTCTGTAGAGCCCGCGAACGTCTCGCCAAACATGATCTTGTCAATAAATACCTCCCCCTTTACCTCCATTTTACCCCCTTGATCGTGGCTACTCGATGACAGAACAAGTGGAACGCTGCAACCGGCAACCACCCATATCTCATCGCCAGCCACGCATTGTTCCCTCGCAAGTCCGATGTATCCCTTCTCAGTCGTGAATGGCTGCCAAGATAAGAGACGTTTCATTCTGACGAACGATCGTTCGCATCCTTCCACTAGCTTGGATCTGAGGCCAAGCGACGCCAACCGCTCGCCCAAACGCGACTCTTTACACCATTGATAAAACATGGTGGGAACGATTGCCGGTGGAGGCACCGGGTCTAGGAAAACGCCGAATAGGCTCAGCGTGCTCGCGATTGCTTCAGCTCGATCCGCAGTGACGGGATACGGCATATTATTCCCATAGGTGGCTGACTTCGTCCAAAAGTCGAAATACTGCTGAAAAAGCGTCGAGTTCGGGTCTGATAACTCGGCGTGCCGACTTTCGTTACAGAAGCTTCCAAGCGTCGTGATTCTGTCGATGAGTATTCCTGAAACAGTCAATTCACCTCCGTTGAACTCGAAGTGCACAGGCATCGAGCCTGAAGCGTTGAAAATGTCCTTATGGTTCACTCCGTGGAGGCCTAAGCAACGTCGGAGACGAGCCGAACACCAATTTGGCACCCAGGATGGGCCCCGAAATGTCCGATGAAGCCCTTTGACTTCGATGCCATCCCTTTGAGCTGGGGTACAGAGTCCAAGAAAGTCGAGGTTATTGTATAGGCGAGCGTGTGTTTCAATAGAGGTTCTAAAGGCTTCCTCTGGTTCAAGGTCGTACCGGATGGGATTAGACATGGACTCTTCGGGGTTACAAAGTGCTAGTAGTCCGTAGACTTGGTCATGTGCAATGGTAGTTTCGCTGAGGCGTAGATTTTCGAGCAACCATAGTAGTCTCGGATGGCTTGACTTGGTGTGGAACGCTCGTTTTAGATCTTTCATAACGAGAATCGGCCTGATTGACCCAATAGTGGCGGTCTTCAATACCTTCATGTCCTTGGGCCGGGCAATCAGTGCGCTGCAAGCAATGTCTACCCCATGTAATAAATcatccatcgtcatcgtATCCGAACCACAGAGGAAGACTGCCTGTCTGGGAATGACTGCTTCCTGGACAACCCATCTCCGGTGGAACCAGTCGCAGGAGAGCAGGCGCTTGAGAGCATCCCAGCCGATTGGGTCAAACATTGTCCAAGGTTGAGCCTCGCTCACAAGCGGTCTGTCCTTCAATAGCCGCCGCAGGTAATGGAAGGCATAGAGAAGGCGACTGTCCGACTCGTTGATCCAGATGATGACCCACTTTGCTTGGGAGTATATGTGTCGCATAAGTGGGATTTGAGATGCTTTCTCGCTGACATCCACCTGATTGATACAGGCCATGTCTATCCACATCGGCAGCATGGAGCCATTGTCCCATAGTTGGGGCAAGGTGTTCGAGTCGTGGCAGAGGAGAGAAAGAAGTAAAGACTCGAGGTTTCTCGAAACCGGCACGTCTTTGTTTCCGCATCCTGATTCAAGATGCATGAAAGCCTCAGCCTTTTCTTGACCCCACACATGAGATATCGACACAAAAGGAGGCGTCTTGTCGATAGGCACACGCCTCAGCCGACCAGACAGCATTCCGGTGACAGTCCCAGGTAAGAGATCCAGGAGACGAATCTCCTTGGATGGTGCAGTGAGACAGTAATGATCCGAGGCAAGCATCTTTGATCAGAAGGCTTGTTGAAGTTGCTTTGCGGGGTAACCTCCTCGGAAACCCACGCAGGCTGACCTTTGTGCTGGCTCCCTGCCCCTGCTGCATTGTCACATGATTCAATCACGTCCCTCGCGGGGCAATTGAACGCCGATGCTCAGGCGGATCAAGTATAATTACGTGCCGGATTCAAACTACGCATTGGACCGCCATCGACCACCACAGCTTGCCGAGCGTTCGCCGGGCCGTCCCGCCAGGGACCATCATATTGCAGGGTGCTCAGTTGTCTTGAGTTGGCGCACCGCGGCATTTCAGCTAATGAAGCGACCGAATCGAGTATCTAGGACTTAGCATGGCGTGATTGTTTATATCGCTACCTCAGACCGTTCAGTTTCCTGCACTAAAAGACTAACTAGAGCTTCACACTTTATGACTTACGAAGTACTTATCTTAGTTTCTTTCTGCTTAGACTATCTACTCTTTCTAATCTAACTACAATaatgtcgtcctcgccgtcctcttTATCCCTCGCCGTCTCGATCGACGACTCTCTAGCTTCCACGTGGTGGACTTTCAGCTGACTATCCCCTCTGTCGCGGCAGTAGGCCTCGATCTTCCATGCACATAGCATTCCTTTCAACCCGGCCGATCCACCGGACCTACATCTGCAACCTCCACCGAGTCAATCGAGGGAGTCGTCAACCTCGTTCTCAGAGCGGCGCCACCGCATGAAGTGGCGTTTCTTGACGACGGCTCGTGCCGACACCACCCCCACCACCCGTTTCCGTCTGTACACGAATGCGAAATCAGGCGTATATACAATGGATTGACAAGCCACACATGCGTGGCTCCATCATTGATACCTCGGCGAGCTTCGTCGCACACAAGACTACGTACTGCTTCAATATTATGCGCATTGAAGCCGATGCCCACCTCCAAGTTACGACCGCAGTCGTGATTGGCCGCGCCCAAGACGGGTTGGTCAAGGACAACTCAATTTTCTGATTGTTGGAGCCGCGACTCGAGATCTGCAATTTGAACGCGGCTACGCACCCGGCAGGTTTTTCCCCACACAGGCTTGATTGTTGCCTCGAGACGGACAGTCGTTGGGAGGGCGCGAAAAAAAATCCTGCAGGAATCATCCTCTTCGcttggcccgcgccgacatTGCCGCGGCCCGTGTCCTTGCCGTACAatcttgcgccgccgcagtacATACAATATGTGAGCAAGTCTCATCGCACGCGACAAACCCCCTGGCTCTTTACAGAGTGTTCTGCAATCTATCTCCCCTTGTTTCGGCATTTTGTCATCGCAGCAGGATGCCGTCATCCAGCCTGGACGTCGACCCCGAGAAgggccttgacctcgaccCCCGGACGTACCCTGTCGACGGGACAGATGGGACCGATaccgtcgccggcagccgCGCAGATGACGCCACTGTTGGGGGCGAGACACGCTCGTCACAGCATGggcctggtggtggtggtggcggcggcggcggcggtttgCTGGCCCTGCTTCGCGACTTTGAAGCGCACATGGACGCCAAGTTCGGCGTCGAGTCCGAGGCCATCGAGCGAAAGCGCCCGGAAGACAGGAACCCCGTCTCGTGGACTGAGGAGCTATCCATGGCCCTGCTCTGGGCCAGCGGCGTCATGAACACGTCGTGCTTCGCGACGGGGTTCCTGGGCGCGCAGTTTGGCCTGAGCCTGAGACAGTCCGTCCTCATCACCGTCCTGTCGTctgttgctggcggcgccgtcagcgGCTACTGCGCGACCTTTGGTGCCGCGACGGGCCTGCGGCAGATCAGCGTCAGCCGGTATAGTTTCGGCTGGTGGCCGAAcaagctcatcgccatcCTCAACTGTATCCAGCAGATCGGCTGGGCCGCCGTGCAGTGCATCACCGGGGGGCTGGCCCTGACGGCCGTGTCGGATGGCAGCGTCtccctcatcctcggcgtgGTTGTCTTGGCCGTGGTTGCGCTCCTCATCTCGCTCGTGGGGCTGAACGCCATCCTCGTGTACGAGCGATACGCCTGGatcatcttcttcgtcaTCTTTCTCATAGTGTACGGCGAGACTGGCAGGTTCGCCGACAACACGACGCCCGCTTCGGTGACCGGCGCGACGCTCTCTGGCTCTGTCCTCAGCCTGATTGCGACGGTGTACGGCTCGAGCTCGTCTTGGAGCACCATTACCAGCGACTACTACGTTCACTACCCGGCAGGCGTCAGTCGCATCAAGGTTTTCTTGATGACCACCTTCGGCATTGCGATCCCGACCTCCATCGGCATGGTGGCAGGTTGCGTTGTTGCGTCGACGTTTACCAACAGGCCCGATTGGGGCGACACCTACGCCAACCGGGGTCTCGGTTATCTCATTCAGGACATTCTGTATCCCAGAGGCTTTGCCAAGTTTCTCCTCACCCTGCTCGTCTTGTCGGGCGTCAACAACATGGTCATGAATCTTTACAGCGCCGCAATCTCCTTCCAGCAACTCGCGCGCCCATGCGCTCAGATCCCGCGCATAGTCTGGACGCTGTTCTGCTTCGTTTGCATCATGGCGCTAGCAATTGGCGGCAGAGCTAACCTTAATGACTATCTCGTCAACTTCTTGAGTCTTCTTGGCTACTGGTGCACCAGCTA belongs to Purpureocillium takamizusanense chromosome 1, complete sequence and includes:
- a CDS encoding uncharacterized protein (COG:S~EggNog:ENOG503PZT6); this translates as MLASDHYCLTAPSKEIRLLDLLPGTVTGMLSGRLRRVPIDKTPPFVSISHVWGQEKAEAFMHLESGCGNKDVPVSRNLESLLLSLLCHDSNTLPQLWDNGSMLPMWIDMACINQVDVSEKASQIPLMRHIYSQAKWVIIWINESDSRLLYAFHYLRRLLKDRPLVSEAQPWTMFDPIGWDALKRLLSCDWFHRRWVVQEAVIPRQAVFLCGSDTMTMDDLLHGVDIACSALIARPKDMKVLKTATIGSIRPILVMKDLKRAFHTKSSHPRLLWLLENLRLSETTIAHDQVYGLLALCNPEESMSNPIRYDLEPEEAFRTSIETHARLYNNLDFLGLCTPAQRDGIEVKGLHRTFRGPSWVPNWCSARLRRCLGLHGVNHKDIFNASGSMPVHFEFNGGELTVSGILIDRITTLGSFCNESRHAELSDPNSTLFQQYFDFWTKSATYGNNMPYPVTADRAEAIASTLSLFGVFLDPVPPPAIVPTMFYQWCKESRLGERLASLGLRSKLVEGCERSFVRMKRLLSWQPFTTEKGYIGLAREQCVAGDEIWVVAGCSVPLVLSSSSHDQGGKMEVKGEVFIDKIMFGETFAGSTESVLSPSIVTLI
- a CDS encoding uncharacterized protein (COG:P~EggNog:ENOG503NVJX~TransMembrane:11 (o103-124i136-159o179-206i213-235o241-257i269-292o312-335i369-393o405-423i430-450o475-495i)), whose protein sequence is MPSSSLDVDPEKGLDLDPRTYPVDGTDGTDTVAGSRADDATVGGETRSSQHGPGGGGGGGGGGLLALLRDFEAHMDAKFGVESEAIERKRPEDRNPVSWTEELSMALLWASGVMNTSCFATGFLGAQFGLSLRQSVLITVLSSVAGGAVSGYCATFGAATGLRQISVSRYSFGWWPNKLIAILNCIQQIGWAAVQCITGGLALTAVSDGSVSLILGVVVLAVVALLISLVGLNAILVYERYAWIIFFVIFLIVYGETGRFADNTTPASVTGATLSGSVLSLIATVYGSSSSWSTITSDYYVHYPAGVSRIKVFLMTTFGIAIPTSIGMVAGCVVASTFTNRPDWGDTYANRGLGYLIQDILYPRGFAKFLLTLLVLSGVNNMVMNLYSAAISFQQLARPCAQIPRIVWTLFCFVCIMALAIGGRANLNDYLVNFLSLLGYWCTSYAIILFEEHVFFRKGTFSNYNLEGWNDPAKLPLGIGAAVAFLLGVVSWCMGMSQTWFVGPLARDIGDNGGDVGNEITFVVTALSYAPVRYLELKFVGR